The stretch of DNA GATACTGGCGGCGAATCAAGACTTTCTCAGACTtgtaaatcaaattttcaattaatcaaTCTCACACATGCGAGCAAAACCTCGGGGTTTACAGTACTTagcagattaaaaaaaaaaaacgcaactTGTCTTCGAGTTTTCGAAAAATCCCCCAAGCTCTAAATCCAAATCCtcaaatcttaattttataCGACGCAATAAGCTAACAACGATTCAACGAATAAGAAGAATTTTTCGATTCCAAACAATTGAGTCTTCAGAGCGTCCCACAGataggaaaaaaagagagagagagagaggagagaaactAACCACCAGGAGTAAGTAAGGGTGTGGTCGAGCTTGAGGACCAAAGCGAGCGTGAAAGACAAGAGAAAGATGTGAGCCACCAAGGCTTGTACGGACTTGAACACTCTCCCACAGTTCATCgttcttttctgtttctctctttacgGAATTAGGATTTCTCGCTTTACCtccatactctctctctctctcagctctctttctcttttgactAGAGGAGACGATTTGGTTGGAGAAGACGCCAAGTTGATCAATGAATACACCAAAATATGTTTTCGATTCCACagtgcttcttctccttcactttTCCCCTCTTTCCTTaatttctctcttattttatttttgtttcctctttttttttttatcttcttaacaaaaaaacacataatgctttatttctttattactttcttttttctcgAAGTcagattttggaaaatttattgTTGGTAATGTAGTATCAAAACTCTAATTGTATAATTAGGGGTTAATTGTTCCATTAATTTTTCACAACGCCcacttattaaataaaaaagctgCAGGAAATTAATTGTCAGATCGGTCCATTAAGTATTAAATGTGTGCACTGTTTCGATTCTAACGTTAGTTCGTGAAACTGACGTGGAGCGCGCTTCAGCTCTGGCGTGTACCCCAAAGCTAGGAGAGAGGCTTTAAGCGCATTGGACAAATCACATCGACATATACATCACAGCTTGCATTGCAACAACAAAGCTTTTTTGTATACAAGTCACACACTCATATTCTATGCATTTTTTTAAATCAGATATTTTAACAAGCCATAGCGACAAGTAGCAGTTTTGAAACACCAAAGCGACTGCCTCAGACATTACGAGTTGTTGAACGCTTTGCTTTTCACCTTGATTCGGAACTTGGGAAACGGACGAGCTGATGGCTCAGCCTCTGTTTCAACCTTAACCAATACGGCACCATTGCTTGGCTCTTCTACTTTTTTAGCCTCCGCGACGACACTCTCTTCTACTTTTTTAGCCTCCGCGACGAcactctctatcttcttctccttagctGGATCCGAAGTGCTGCTCACAAGCTTTGCCATTTCTTTCTCCTtccgtttcttctctttctttaacCGTTTCTTTTCTTGGTAAACCGggtcttctctcttcctcttcttctctttcttttccttgtcTTTCTTCTTATCCTTTTCTTTACCAACAGATAGTGTTTGAAGGCTCGCGTATTTCTGCTGCGCCTCGTTTTCCATACTATTATCTACTGGTATGAAGCTAGGCGCTGCGATTTGGATGTTATTATCTGCCTTCTGGCTTGTCGAAGTTTTCCCAGACTCAGCAGTGCATTGCAACTCTTTCCCAATTGTATCACCTTCGCTTACAAATTTTACACTGCCGATACTTGCGGTCATGCGAGATCCAACATCGTGACACGAATTTACTTCCTCCACGTGATTCTGATTGCTTATGCTCACAGCATCCGTTGAGATTCTCTGTGGAGCGTCCACTGAAGCTGAACTAGTTTGTCCCCGGTCTATATCATGGCGTACCACAATCCCTTGAGATCTTTCTATGGATCGTGCTGATCCCTCGGCTCTGCTGGTCGCACCAGATGGTCTGACTTTGATCCGTATAACAGACTTCTTGACCTCGTGACTAACAGCAGACACAGACGCCACATCAGGTTCTTTTTGACGTTCCTTTATTGGAGGGTTTGGGTTTACTTCCCTATTAGCTAATTCTTCTCTTGGGGCTTCGCCATCCAATGGAAATTCATTAACAATGGGATTTTCATGTAAAGGTTGGTTTTGACTTTCCATGTGAGGTTCAAGATGCTGAGCCTCATACGCAGCAACAGGTTCTGGAAACCTCAGTTCAGAAACAATAGGCATGAACATTTCCTGTGATCTCGCTGGAACACCAAAAGGAACAACATCCAGCGATTTTCCTTTGGCATCTCCAAGTGCCAAAAGTGATGGCCCCCCTGCTTCTGCTCCCGGGACCGAAAATACATTCTTCGGCTCAATGCAGGCCTCCACATCAACAAGCTGCAAAGGTTTCTCTTTGGGCACTCCAAACAACGTTGGGGGTCTGAAAATGAGATAGCGGTAAGTATATTCTGTTCAGAATGTCAAAAACTTCGGTGAAAGCAGAAGAAGACCAATATATAATTCTCTTTAGGCTCAAAAATGAAGACACTtgaatttcaaacaaaattcacGAAAGGGAATAAAGTAATGTACCCAAACACGATGCATCAGCTAGAAAACAGCTTAAGGAAAATAGTAAATTATGTACTACGACTCAAGACTTACTTTTGTGCTACCCACAGGAAACCATAatgaataaagaaacaaatgcaCGGCATGAGAAGAGTACTTGTGAAAATAATCTGGCAGACAATAAATGTAAAAGTCACAGACCTTCCAGCGAAGATTTGGAAAATGCAGAACAAGTAGTGACGAAGAAATTCATTGTTGAATACTACATGGCTCTTGAATAGATGAAGCAAATCCAGAAGACTAACAGTGTCGACGCAATCGTCGGAGTCATATCCAACTGCTATTTGACATAACCGCATCGTATGTACACACAATTTAACCTGCCCTGTAATCAAGggccaaatatataaaaagaaataaatgaacTCTACCAGAAACAGAAAGCTGCTATGTCCCAGCAAGAGAATGTAACCAACCTCTCAAAGATGATTCTTCTAccacatattttttaaacaacaaaagGGCAGAACTTATCCCTTTGGATTGGTACTCGATGTCAAGAAGTGCCCTACTTGCTTCTACACGAACTTGCAATATTGTATCCGAGTTTCGGAAAGGTTCAATAAGTTTACAGATGTGTTCCTGAAGTCAATTAATTGAAAGCTTCTGATGCTGTCAGCGTTATAAGGAGCAATTGGagaaaaaataaggaaacaacTTACGAAACTGATGGAATCAGAAAGCTTGAGAGCAGTCTGTGCCAACGTTCTGATGCAGCTAATTGTCAAGATGCCATTGTAGCTTGGCATCAACCTAGTACATTTATCTCCAACAAGCTTTCAATACtgttaaaacatataaaatcataaacatcAAACACGAGGTTACCTGTCAAACTGCAAGAGTCTGTCAATGCGCTTCAGAAGAGGGGCTAAAAACGTTAAACTCTGCCAgggaaacaaagaaacataaagtGTTCAGCAATAAAACATGTATCAACGCTGGTATACTGAAGCTCTAAATTCACATCTTTGCATATGAACTAAATAAGAATAAAACACAGCTCCACTTTTTTTCTGTAACCACCTTCATCCTCCaacaaacattttcatttttttcataaaagcATGAGATGTCGATAAAGATATTTACAGCTAATATAACAGATGAGCTAAGTACTAAATCTTGTTTTGTCAagtacgatttttttttttgttgataaaattttgaaggGGTTTTTCTACCCATCACAACGTCAGCAGGaaaagaccaaaataaaaattagctAATAAATCGTAGAGTAGCGTTAACATGATAACAATCACAGACCTGTTGACAGAATTCGAGATCACCAACTGACTGAACAAGCACAGCAAGCCAGAATACATCAGAATACGGATTCCCACTGTTGTCATTGTACTATAAAATAAAGGATAAATGGCGAAATCAATAAAGATGATAATATGGACTGAAAACAAGCATAAACCTAATGTTTCATAGATGATAGAAATCACTGCAGCGCAATAAAGACTAGCAGCTTTTATAAGAAGGCTATCAGTAAGCTACGAAAGCTTCACAAAATTTACCCTCATTAGTACATGATAAAATACTATGAAGATGTATACCTTTAGAAGCTGTAAGATAAATTCAACAGCTTCTCGAGGGCTTTTCCCCTCAGCTCCCCTAACTCTTGCAATGGCATGTGGAATGGCCTAAGACAAAGCAAATAACAATGAATTTGGATAAAACAGTCAGGAATGTCGCATGCTACTACTACTGCAACAAGAATGATAGATATGACACAGGAGATCCAATCCAACTGTTCCTACGGAGACGTTCTATAACAAAGTTCAAAGTTCAAGAGAAAAAATAGATTCAACCtaacaataaccaaaaaagCCACGAGTGAAACAGAAGAGCTGACTGTTACAAACCATAGTATCAGAGGAATAACTACGGGAAAACCCAGAGGTAAGCAGGCTAGGAAGAGAAACAATAAAACACACCCTCTCTGCAGAACGAAAATTTCCTAAAGAACTGAACACGAAAGGAGCTTTGGGATATTTGCGAACTTATGCTTGGCTCAACATTCATTTGTTTTCTATTCCACCATGACATAGTAATTAGTTGCCTAATTTTTTTCAGGAGAAACCCAATTTATATACTAAGCAGAGCAGTAACAGTTTACTGTCATATCGAAAGGACATGTTATAGCATCTCCTACTAACAGCTGAGATCAATTCGTGACACTATATCAAGCTCATACCCTACCTTAAATCATTACCTCAAGCACAAAATATTCTGGGAAATCACGGAAGTCATTCGGCCTGAAAGGAGAACATCAGTTTTATGAGAAATCTCCCGCTGGTTACCAAAGAGATGTACAAATATTAAAAGGCACCAATCTCACTTGGGGAGTCCAATCTCTGCATCAAATCTTCTacttttataaaactttattagATGTTGCAAACCCGCCCAGTCAGTCTCCTGTTAGAAATAGAAATGAGCTTAACTCAACATTTGCAGTAAGACTTATTTCAAAGGACACAAAAAGCAGNNNNNNNNNNNNNNNNNNNNNNNNNNNNNNNNNNNNNNNNNNNNNNNNNNNNNNNNNNNNNNNNNNNNNNNNNNNNNNNNNNNNNNNNNNNNNNNNNNNNNNNNNNNNNNNNNNNNNNNNNNNNNNNNNNNNNNNNNNNNNNNNNNNNNNNNNNNNNNNNNNNNNNNNNNNNNNNNNNNNNNNNNNNNNNNNNNNNNNNNNNNNNNNNNNNNNNNNNNNNNNNNNNNNNNNNNNNNNNNNNNNNNNNNNNNNNNNNNNNNNNNNNNNNNNNNNNNNNNNNNNNNNNNNNNNNNNNNNNNNNNNNNNNNNNNNNNNNNNNNNNNNNNNNNNNNNNNNNNNNNNNNNNNNNNNNNNNNNNNNNNNNNNNNNNNNNNNNNNNNNNNNNNNNNNNNNNNNNNNNNNNNNNNNNNNNNNNNNNNNNNNNNNNNNNNNNNNNNNNNNNNNNNNNNNNNNNNNNNNNNNNNNNNNNNNNNNNNNNNNNNNNNNNNNNNNNNNNNNNNNNNNNNNNNNNNNNNNNNNNNNNNNNNNNNNNNNNNNNNNNNNTTACCAAAGAGATGTACAAATATTAAAAGGCACCAATCTCACTTGGGGAGTCCAATCTCTGCATCAAATCTTCTacttttataaaactttattagATGTTGCAAACCCGCCCAGTCAGTCTCCTGTTAGAAATAGAAATGAGCTTAACTCAACATTTGCAGTAAGACTTGTTTCAAAGGACACAAAAAGCAGCGCATGAGACCTTTAAAGAGGTGAAGTTCACAAAAATAAGTTGAAAGATGGCATAGCATGCAGTTTAAACCAATAGACATACAACTCATGAAAATCTGTTAAACATGCAAGGAATAAATGGGATTAAGATGAACGGAAGATTGATGATAGGAATATAGAGAtcagagaaaacaaattctTCCCCTCATTCTTTCTGCAATTTCGTAGATGAACGTTTTccgattaattttttttttcagttttcccCACCTGAACTAATGGAATTCTTTTcccacaaattttatttaaatgataaTTTCAGGTGAATCATTAATTCACCGTGTTCTGTTCCtctaaaaacataaacaagtgCACATTAAAGTTCCTGATCTTATACTTTTAAAGCAGTGCCTTTTGCAATCTCAAAAATCtagttaaaattttgataattatacgTCTTGTCACTTTGGAATATTAGATTGAACAATTTTAATCATACCTCTGATGCTGTTTTAGCCAATGCAAACGCTGCGCCAATGCGTATTCTCCAGAAAGCCTATATGTCACAATAATATCTTGGAGAAAAGAACTTACATCTGCAAACTGGTATTTGAAAGAAGTACACTAAAGACGGACAAAACCTTGGAGTCAGTGAGAATACTATTGAGCGCATTCACAATGGAAAATGAGTGTTGTTTCAAAGCTTCAAGTGACGCAATTGCCTGTGCCTGAGCAACAACATCTCCATCCTTCTCTAGTTGATTCACCTGGTCAAAAGTCACAAGTGTGAGAGAGGATTAAACCTAAAGCGTAGTCAACAAACCAGTGATGGATTTTCAGATGGCTACAAGTAACAGGACAACACAAGcacacacgcacacacacaATAAAGAAAGACCACTTCTACGTAACATAGCTCATGAGCTTCTTGTCATGAACCATGCAGAAAGCCAAAGAAAAAGTCGACTGTTATGTACACAATATATTTTCAAGAAGTGTCAAAGCAAATCTCTTACCCACATTTGTAGGGGCTGATGAAGTTGAATCTCAGCAATATATTCCATCTCAGGGTCAGCTTTAATCCAAGTCAAAGGAGATTCAATGCTACAGAGAAACATTCAATCTATCAGTTCTTTTTCTTGTGGTCGTTGCAAGAAAACTAAACAGACCAGGAATGCCAGAAATAGCGTATCACAGCAACCCACCTTGCTTTATTTTCTAACGGTACTATAGCATCAGCATTGTCTTCAGCCCCATCAGGTTTTCCTCCCTTCTTTGGTTTTTGATAACGTTTAGCAGCAAGTTTAGAATGACATGGTAATTCCAGTAGCTGCCATCTGTCTCCAGCCATAGGCAACTTTGGATGATCGGACATTCCATCGATCTCGTAAACCCTTATACTCATAATACCCGGCCAGCCAACATCCACATCTCGGTTTTCTGAATCAGAAGTAGCCCCAATAACTGATAACCTTGCATCGAGCGAAGCTGTGCATTCGCGCAGAGCAGCCATTTCAACaatgtttttccttttgttgTAAGACAACCCAATCCTGATATTATTAAACACCAGTAGAGAACATCGAGATAAGATTTAATGACGATCCAGGTATCTATTGAGTTCAGTTCAGAAGAAAGTAActcataatacaaaaaaaataccttAGCATAGGACAACCGCAAGATGCAACCCATCGCTGAAAAAATTCTTTCAGAAATGGACGCTCAAGATTTCCAATCTTATTAGCAAATTGCCGGAACTGCATCTCAAAAGCGAAATTTGAGAAACACACATATGTATTAGAAACTGAATTCGAAAAGTCAAGCTGATAGATAATCAGTTGATCAAGAAGAGAAATACACAAAAATCGAGGGAgttgttttgtatttgtataCAATTCGATTATGAGTTGTTGAACCAAGTTACGGATGGTATCACATTATGGTTGAGGGTACATTTACGACATAATTGTTAAGTATGTCAAGTCACAACTGAGAGATAGATCCATTTTGATAAAATGTAGGCTCCCAGAGCAAGGAAAGTATTCAGTCAAGAAAAGCTCCCAAAGAAGAAATCATTGTATAGTCATGTTACCTCCTTCGTGCTAAGGGACCGTATAGGATTGGATGGATCTTTGGCTCGAGATATAATTTTCTGCAAAATCTGTAAAACATCGAAAAGAAATCTGTTAATCACGTGTGTAAGAAAATTAACAGAGTGATTCCCTGGAAAATGATGACAACATGTCCATACTTTACGAAACGAGTCTGAGCCCATTTGCTTCTCCAACATCTGAAGGACTGCTCCCTTCAGAAATAAGtcagaaaataattattatcagTAACAAAACGCATGTAAATTTATCTCAGAAATTCATACACGGCCACAAAATTTGAGAGCACGGAATGataaatatgaaaagaaaattatgctTACTGATTTCCATGATCGTATCTTCCCATGCATCCCAATAGAATGAGTTCCAAATAGGTCCTTGCAAGAAGGAGACGCGCTCAAGCACATTGCACCACTATCATCAGCTTTACATACAGCACAATTTGCCTACACTTGCACCAAAAAGATTCAGAGAATCAAGATAAGAGGTTCATGACTTTGTTCAGAAATGGTTACAGGGGCGTCCAGGGAAGATTAACTCGACTTGTTGTAATTTTAGCTTgtatatgtgaaaaaaaaaacacaagtagtGAGTATAAACCTTGTATCTCCGGTATCGTGCTTCATTATTTCCCAAAAATTGCTTGATAAACATATCCGTCAAGAAACCAGCAAGACCGTCGAGGAGCCAATCTGTTATAACAACATGGACAATCATGAATCACAAGATACA from Camelina sativa cultivar DH55 chromosome 9, Cs, whole genome shotgun sequence encodes:
- the LOC104713019 gene encoding transcription initiation factor TFIID subunit 2 — its product is MAKAKKPKNEEAPGAKTTSENTGAKVLHQKLFLSIDFKKRQIYGHTELEVSVPDIGIVGLHAENLGIESVLVDGEPTVFEYYPHHQNSESESNWNSVSDPASAADAAAMEYVGVLKREDTANLLINCCKPSKDLSEQLDNVTLENGSQSSGEAKQNVKLIRINYWVEKIESGIHFDENIVHTDNQMRRARCWFPCIDDEYHRCSFDLEFTVPHNFVAVSVGKLLYQVMCKEDTSRKTYVYELAIPIAPRWVSLVAGPLEVLPDQNNFLISNLCLPYDISRLRNTMEFFHEAYSYYEEYLSANFPFGFYKQVFLPPEMVVSSSTLGASLSIFSSHMLYDERVIDQTIDTRIKIASALAKQWFGVYITPESPNDDWLLDGLAGFLTDMFIKQFLGNNEARYRRYKANCAVCKADDSGAMCLSASPSCKDLFGTHSIGMHGKIRSWKSGAVLQMLEKQMGSDSFRKILQKIISRAKDPSNPIRSLSTKEFRQFANKIGNLERPFLKEFFQRWVASCGCPMLRIGLSYNKRKNIVEMAALRECTASLDARLSVIGATSDSENRDVDVGWPGIMSIRVYEIDGMSDHPKLPMAGDRWQLLELPCHSKLAAKRYQKPKKGGKPDGAEDNADAIVPLENKASIESPLTWIKADPEMEYIAEIQLHQPLQMWVNQLEKDGDVVAQAQAIASLEALKQHSFSIVNALNSILTDSKAFWRIRIGAAFALAKTASEETDWAGLQHLIKFYKSRRFDAEIGLPKPNDFRDFPEYFVLEAIPHAIARVRGAEGKSPREAVEFILQLLKYNDNSGNPYSDVFWLAVLVQSVGDLEFCQQSLTFLAPLLKRIDRLLQFDRLMPSYNGILTISCIRTLAQTALKLSDSISFEHICKLIEPFRNSDTILQVRVEASRALLDIEYQSKGISSALLLFKKYVVEESSLRGQVKLCVHTMRLCQIAVGYDSDDCVDTVSLLDLLHLFKSHVVFNNEFLRHYLFCIFQIFAGRPPTLFGVPKEKPLQLVDVEACIEPKNVFSVPGAEAGGPSLLALGDAKGKSLDVVPFGVPARSQEMFMPIVSELRFPEPVAAYEAQHLEPHMESQNQPLHENPIVNEFPLDGEAPREELANREVNPNPPIKERQKEPDVASVSAVSHEVKKSVIRIKVRPSGATSRAEGSARSIERSQGIVVRHDIDRGQTSSASVDAPQRISTDAVSISNQNHVEEVNSCHDVGSRMTASIGSVKFVSEGDTIGKELQCTAESGKTSTSQKADNNIQIAAPSFIPVDNSMENEAQQKYASLQTLSVGKEKDKKKDKEKKEKKRKREDPVYQEKKRLKKEKKRKEKEMAKLVSSTSDPAKEKKIESVVAEAKKVEESVVAEAKKVEEPSNGAVLVKVETEAEPSARPFPKFRIKVKSKAFNNS